In Clostridium sp. DL-VIII, the following proteins share a genomic window:
- a CDS encoding sulfide/dihydroorotate dehydrogenase-like FAD/NAD-binding protein, which produces MYKITNKKSLTNNIFLMDIEAPRVAKAAKPGQFIIIKDDEMGERIPLTIADYDKEKGTITIVFQTVGQSTKKLAEYNSGEYVADFVGPLGKPSEFIHESVEELKKKKFIFIAGGVGAAPVYPQVKWMHENGIKVDVILGSRSKDLLIYEEELKRVSGNLYVTTDDGSYGAKGTGSDMLKELINNQGKKYDQAVIIGPMIMMKFTSMLTKELNIPTTVSLNPIMVDGTGMCGACRVTVGGEVKFACVDGPEFDGHLVNYDESMRRQALYKTEEGRAKLEAEEGNTHSHGGCGCRGDK; this is translated from the coding sequence ATGTATAAGATAACTAATAAAAAAAGCCTTACAAATAATATATTTCTTATGGATATAGAAGCTCCAAGAGTAGCTAAAGCTGCGAAGCCTGGACAATTTATCATTATAAAAGACGACGAAATGGGGGAAAGAATTCCTTTAACAATCGCAGATTATGATAAGGAAAAAGGAACAATAACAATAGTTTTTCAAACTGTTGGCCAAAGTACAAAGAAATTAGCAGAATACAATTCAGGTGAATATGTAGCTGATTTTGTTGGGCCGCTTGGTAAACCAAGTGAATTTATACATGAAAGTGTAGAGGAGTTAAAGAAAAAAAAATTTATATTCATAGCAGGTGGAGTTGGCGCAGCACCAGTTTACCCACAAGTAAAATGGATGCATGAAAATGGAATTAAAGTAGATGTTATATTGGGGAGCAGAAGCAAAGATTTATTGATATATGAGGAAGAATTAAAACGTGTATCAGGAAATCTTTATGTAACAACCGATGATGGATCTTATGGAGCTAAAGGGACTGGATCAGATATGCTTAAGGAATTGATTAATAATCAAGGAAAAAAATATGATCAAGCTGTTATTATCGGACCAATGATAATGATGAAATTTACTTCTATGCTGACTAAGGAATTAAATATTCCGACTACAGTAAGTTTAAACCCTATAATGGTTGATGGTACAGGCATGTGTGGAGCCTGCAGGGTAACAGTCGGAGGTGAAGTTAAATTTGCATGCGTTGATGGACCAGAATTTGATGGACATCTAGTAAATTATGATGAATCAATGAGAAGACAAGCGTTGTATAAAACTGAAGAAGGCAGAGCTAAGCTTGAAGCTGAAGAAGGAAATACACATAGTCATGGCGGCTGTGGATGCAGGGGTGATAAGTAA
- a CDS encoding ATP-binding protein gives MALISICMMTSIFQSIACTYTIFRCVDKKEEENKKKLVIIALLFFLISQFFMESFKSNPEITIFSTHITGLILLSILYRKNIWGALTAYTMTYFILGIYYVIFGNVIFRYVKMILPQEYINYEKIFIIYIPAWILLLIYFKYIRNVKQIYKFIVYEQISILFLIMSFIIDFILGSYSVELTEKNQLIKNIVYMIFFISFIVTLVYFWKVHQKSIQIYKLNEALETKNNELRKIKHDYGAQISYLYGLCLMKRYEDLKKSLKDIINNNESTPTAVEVSMDNKSVLSLALKPAIDRGIHVIIEENCDFSFIKMNEIEFYRVISSIVSNAIRAMNGEGVIIARSYEYLGHIVVRIENNGPKIPESHLSEIFKAGFTTKENSDNNRGYGLSIAKDLVESYNGKVYVKSNESTTEFKIVLPII, from the coding sequence TTGGCGTTAATTAGCATTTGTATGATGACTTCGATATTTCAGTCAATAGCATGTACATATACAATATTCAGATGTGTGGATAAAAAAGAAGAAGAAAATAAAAAGAAACTAGTTATAATAGCATTGTTATTTTTTTTAATAAGTCAATTTTTTATGGAATCATTTAAAAGTAATCCAGAGATAACTATATTTTCAACTCATATAACAGGTTTAATTTTGCTGTCCATATTATATAGAAAGAATATTTGGGGTGCATTAACAGCATATACAATGACTTATTTTATTTTAGGAATATATTATGTCATATTTGGAAATGTGATTTTTAGATATGTAAAAATGATATTGCCACAAGAGTATATAAATTATGAAAAAATATTTATAATTTATATTCCAGCATGGATACTGTTATTAATATATTTTAAGTACATAAGGAATGTAAAACAAATTTATAAGTTTATAGTTTATGAGCAAATTTCTATATTATTCTTAATAATGAGTTTTATTATAGACTTTATATTAGGTTCCTATTCAGTTGAACTTACAGAAAAAAATCAATTGATAAAAAACATTGTTTATATGATATTCTTTATATCATTTATAGTAACATTAGTTTATTTTTGGAAAGTTCATCAGAAATCTATACAGATATATAAATTAAATGAAGCTTTAGAAACTAAAAATAATGAACTTAGAAAAATAAAACATGATTATGGAGCACAGATTTCTTATTTATATGGACTTTGCCTAATGAAAAGATATGAAGATTTAAAGAAATCCTTAAAAGATATTATAAATAATAATGAATCAACACCAACGGCAGTAGAAGTGAGTATGGATAATAAATCAGTGCTGTCACTTGCGCTTAAACCAGCTATAGATCGAGGAATACATGTAATAATTGAAGAAAATTGTGATTTTTCATTTATAAAAATGAATGAGATTGAATTTTATAGAGTGATATCAAGTATAGTAAGTAATGCAATTAGAGCGATGAATGGAGAAGGTGTAATAATTGCGAGAAGCTATGAATATTTAGGACATATAGTAGTGAGGATAGAAAATAATGGGCCTAAGATACCAGAAAGCCACTTAAGTGAAATTTTTAAAGCTGGATTTACAACAAAAGAAAACAGTGATAACAATCGCGGATATGGATTGAGTATAGCAAAAGATTTGGTAGAAAGCTATAATGGAAAAGTATATGTTAAAAGCAATGAGTCTACTACCGAATTTAAAATAGTACTACCTATTATATAG
- a CDS encoding accessory gene regulator B family protein, translating to MVKSICKKIINNIAIDGKYSGEQLEQMEYVLVTIVFELIKIISVISIFSLFGYFDKVIIIIVVMCVIKPFIGGYHEDTQIKCFIVTLLVTSGILILSLQCNLSFIGNCILIFLSIFCIWNQAPIINPRMPITRPQLIKNNRIRGLYTSIIFGLLSIILYNYSSYYALITWTMCIETMLMFNKRES from the coding sequence ATGGTAAAAAGCATTTGCAAAAAAATTATAAATAATATTGCAATTGATGGAAAATATAGTGGGGAACAACTTGAGCAAATGGAATATGTTTTGGTGACTATTGTATTTGAATTGATAAAGATAATTTCAGTAATAAGTATTTTCTCATTATTTGGATATTTTGATAAGGTTATCATTATTATCGTGGTAATGTGTGTAATCAAGCCTTTTATAGGAGGATATCATGAAGATACCCAGATTAAGTGTTTTATAGTTACACTGTTAGTTACATCTGGAATTCTAATTTTAAGCTTACAATGTAATCTTAGTTTTATAGGAAATTGTATCCTAATCTTTTTGAGCATATTTTGTATATGGAATCAAGCTCCAATAATAAATCCAAGAATGCCAATAACACGCCCACAATTAATCAAAAACAATAGAATTAGAGGACTATATACTTCAATAATATTTGGATTATTGTCTATAATCTTATATAATTATAGTAGTTATTATGCATTAATAACGTGGACTATGTGTATTGAGACAATGTTAATGTTTAATAAAAGGGAAAGTTAA
- a CDS encoding class I SAM-dependent methyltransferase has translation MEDMSYWKEVWERKGNGNTTSLEELDGYEDTTANVKEIAKKIVEELDIKETDKVLEVACGAGGLAQYIKCGEYIGVDYSTSLVKRHIELLNNSVLHGEANDLIFKDKTFDKVFCFGAFHYFPNQEYAKQAIAELKRVAKEAIFIGDLPITSHREEHLLYDKKDFQDWKIIDGYYNPCRFNVCLKL, from the coding sequence ATGGAAGATATGTCTTATTGGAAAGAAGTTTGGGAGAGAAAAGGTAATGGCAACACTACTTCACTGGAAGAATTAGATGGATATGAAGATACTACTGCTAATGTAAAGGAAATTGCGAAAAAAATTGTTGAAGAATTAGACATCAAAGAAACCGATAAAGTATTAGAGGTAGCCTGCGGAGCCGGTGGATTAGCTCAATATATAAAATGTGGTGAATATATTGGGGTAGATTATTCTACATCCCTTGTAAAAAGGCATATAGAACTACTTAATAATTCAGTCTTACATGGTGAAGCAAATGATTTAATTTTTAAAGATAAAACTTTTGATAAAGTCTTTTGTTTTGGAGCATTTCATTATTTCCCGAATCAAGAATATGCTAAACAAGCGATTGCTGAATTAAAAAGAGTTGCTAAAGAAGCAATCTTTATTGGGGACTTACCTATAACTTCTCATCGAGAAGAACACTTACTTTATGATAAAAAAGACTTTCAAGATTGGAAAATCATAGACGGATACTACAATCCATGTAGATTCAATGTTTGTCTTAAATTATAA
- the dut gene encoding dUTP diphosphatase codes for MNNYILKIKRIHDKAIIPNYAHEGDAGLDLYSIEELVLNPGERGLIHTGIQMELPANTEAQIRPRSGLALKNGITTLNSPGTIDEGYRGEIGVILINHSNEVFKVEQGMKIAQMVIKPVFKVNIVEASELSDSERSENGFGSSGTR; via the coding sequence ATGAACAATTATATATTAAAGATAAAAAGAATTCATGACAAAGCAATAATACCCAATTATGCTCATGAAGGTGATGCGGGATTGGATTTATATTCAATAGAGGAGCTAGTTTTAAATCCTGGAGAAAGAGGATTAATACATACAGGAATACAAATGGAATTACCTGCTAATACAGAAGCTCAAATAAGACCAAGAAGTGGTTTAGCATTAAAAAATGGTATAACAACATTAAACAGCCCAGGAACAATAGATGAGGGATATAGAGGAGAAATAGGAGTTATTTTAATTAATCATAGCAATGAAGTTTTTAAAGTAGAACAAGGAATGAAAATAGCTCAAATGGTCATAAAACCAGTATTTAAAGTTAATATTGTAGAAGCATCCGAATTATCAGACAGCGAAAGAAGTGAAAATGGCTTCGGATCTTCTGGAACAAGATAA
- a CDS encoding prealbumin-like fold domain-containing protein has translation MSDTTSKDNNEKSENIADIMSEQNEEAKVLNSGEIIVISILECGENEYLQGVKINLYKINGLSPVLIESKVTNEEGKVIFSRVEEGCYRIIEIIDKRYFEKPKYISWNEIIIDNNNKKQKVVVVNKIKNNISPNKHKHCI, from the coding sequence ATGAGTGATACCACTTCTAAAGATAATAATGAGAAGAGTGAAAATATTGCTGATATAATGTCAGAGCAAAATGAAGAAGCTAAAGTTCTTAATAGCGGTGAAATTATAGTTATATCAATATTAGAATGTGGAGAAAATGAATATTTGCAAGGGGTAAAAATTAACCTATATAAGATAAATGGATTATCTCCAGTTTTAATTGAGTCTAAAGTGACCAATGAAGAAGGTAAGGTTATTTTTTCTAGAGTTGAAGAAGGTTGTTATCGAATAATAGAAATTATAGATAAAAGGTATTTTGAAAAACCTAAATACATTAGTTGGAATGAAATAATTATAGATAACAATAATAAAAAGCAAAAAGTTGTGGTAGTCAATAAAATAAAAAATAATATATCACCTAATAAACATAAACATTGTATATAA
- a CDS encoding diguanylate cyclase, translating into MKTVNNKYLIEQELNIEENFLNYLVLDSEKNERYILCVLKNNFTYEKTREYLLSRFRTIKNLNFDYIVNIIRIEIIYSLNGIKLDKPQYGYLMEYVPPKADIQVYFKECTSNKKLDILMELCAAINTLNMQGYIFEDITLRDIMLISDYKTGIRIKIKNLLQNELRKFNLLNSSVNALPYQYNYENRNEGSLQKDNIGQVINLFNEIFTDEEIENNLKELKHIKKTYNQVNTINKYFKLKYFIKDINDRMHKNYKIFIKDALNKLQTDLDMIGMEEEIKIVEKNFQKILENKEKYKIIAFRGEDGSGKSRFLQEIKYRIENKYFKDYIYVHDSEVSGGSENSIYNDLLKSFFKKADKSLRDKYEVYIKKFISMLSDKDHSNCENKQKLQLINRIGKFINEYTMTRSLVILIDNLDQKNEFFKLFIRYISLVSNNLENVMIVFTMNETISDINFLRYIKNLKELEQYEEYRINYFNQYNTDKMIKGMLNTNKGINKLVVKVYSETLGNPQYISSVIKELYENKNLYFDENTGEWKTKIRVKDILIPRALEKRLEMSLSSLERREVRVLKKMSIFEAPLSEKIILKYIITDFEEEVYKKLKSKKYLIDKISDQGILVGFSNNLLRNMLYLKLHEEERMEMHCKASEFMEEVLYETDYYIEEFLLQLEKSKNYEKAYFYAIKYAKVQEISGGSLKSKMYYEKILKYPCNLGKSEAAICIAELYEKNSEHEKSFEYFEKANVYAIQNDELEIELYTLLEMIIIKINDITDTDTGIDYALSCVRRLLDKIYYPKGEIYYYYAISLKYILEYNYDLALENVERAKKLCEENKIREDIYGWIITVTAKMYARKENYEEAKKLCLYATDIFTKNNNINGQLFARLKYVELSKEEREEDEVILIKYLELSRLSNKHKVYKKEILSLIYIANIYRQKGKYIDAEKYLLKALEREKEEGINFYSFNICNELCMIYIKSGKINLAVKYYNMIRQMQKAIKLPEEQIISFNYTYALYNLLVCNYDMAYDYLKEVYGLIFNTNNFYHKVMICKYYELILYKCKCDEDIKNVYSKLNNKIELLNKPDVELEIRLSAIKRILNLGYKELAKDLFFKIKEYPRDYNVEGVYIYLEFNLKDKNCYNFLINKALKVCAFISNQETKADLYAAVGKKYNELKCYDLAINYYYEAISLHMDVINSLPEYDKLSYINNSDLLKLRSLFARCLNYDLNMRMSFKETHFIKNTEEINRILMELNLENILKNEEFFKLAQRLYEKCYYNDLNDAFKVFEQFSGDTIKNMENIIKYISRLVLADKAMIITESNEGGNDIICTYRINDKNEINKYFSLKVDTEEDVFIICNNDTRFYQLDNKILKDGIKSCMYMKIINREETMNNRRGVNARLILIADNAINYINNQSKITIEKFKPFLIFLLEKYYLTINSALDKLTEVYNRKYFEEALLFLLDKEKLEESKFAVMMFDIDDFKGINDTYGHQTGDEVLVRLVKEVKKCIGKDDIIGRYGGEEFIILCPDINEEEAIRKAENIRLNVEEAKILGDKRNVTISIGIAMSVNELLSSDEMIGRADQALYKAKNEGKNRYVLWEKEESISRNINNELAGVLSGNMAKDYSFALDLKGVANLVKYKGDKIDKIYIFISKVMQVIECEIATVFEVKDKKIINNYSKLRNEDGWYTTEKFNWNLIYKVIEEEKGMYLIDWETMGNYNQYGMPEWKSICIAPIICNGNILSVLYLSIPVNKKEFGCNEYNLLNCFAEVGTPIFLT; encoded by the coding sequence TTGAAAACTGTTAATAATAAATATCTAATTGAACAGGAATTGAATATTGAAGAAAATTTTTTAAATTACCTTGTATTAGACTCTGAAAAAAATGAGAGGTATATATTATGTGTTTTAAAGAATAATTTTACATATGAAAAAACAAGAGAATATTTGTTGAGCAGATTTAGGACAATTAAGAATTTAAATTTTGATTATATTGTTAATATAATTAGAATTGAAATAATTTATAGTCTAAATGGTATAAAATTAGATAAGCCTCAATATGGTTACTTAATGGAATATGTCCCACCTAAAGCGGATATTCAGGTGTATTTTAAGGAATGTACTTCAAATAAAAAACTTGATATATTAATGGAATTATGTGCGGCTATAAATACACTAAATATGCAAGGGTATATTTTTGAAGATATTACATTAAGAGATATAATGCTAATCTCTGATTATAAAACAGGTATTAGAATAAAAATAAAAAACTTATTGCAAAATGAACTGAGAAAGTTTAACTTATTAAATTCATCCGTAAATGCATTACCTTATCAATATAACTATGAGAATAGAAATGAAGGAAGTCTTCAAAAAGATAATATTGGACAAGTTATAAATTTATTCAATGAAATATTCACAGATGAAGAAATTGAAAATAATCTAAAAGAACTAAAACATATAAAAAAGACATACAATCAGGTTAATACAATAAATAAGTATTTTAAGCTTAAATATTTTATAAAAGATATTAATGACAGAATGCATAAAAATTATAAAATCTTTATTAAGGATGCATTAAATAAACTTCAAACTGATTTAGATATGATTGGGATGGAAGAAGAGATAAAAATAGTAGAAAAAAACTTCCAAAAAATACTTGAGAATAAAGAAAAATATAAAATAATAGCTTTTAGAGGAGAAGATGGAAGCGGTAAGAGCAGGTTCTTACAGGAGATTAAGTATCGTATAGAAAACAAGTATTTTAAAGATTATATATATGTCCATGATTCGGAAGTCAGTGGTGGAAGTGAAAATAGTATATATAATGATCTCTTGAAATCTTTTTTTAAAAAAGCCGACAAAAGTTTAAGAGATAAATACGAGGTTTATATAAAAAAATTTATATCAATGTTAAGTGATAAAGATCATAGTAATTGTGAAAATAAGCAAAAACTTCAGCTGATTAATAGAATTGGAAAGTTTATAAATGAGTATACAATGACTAGGTCTTTAGTTATATTGATAGATAATTTGGATCAAAAAAATGAGTTTTTTAAGTTATTTATAAGATATATTTCTTTAGTTAGTAATAACTTAGAAAATGTGATGATAGTATTCACTATGAATGAAACTATAAGTGATATAAATTTTTTAAGATATATTAAAAATCTTAAAGAATTAGAACAATATGAGGAATACAGAATAAATTATTTTAATCAATACAATACTGATAAAATGATTAAAGGAATGTTAAATACCAATAAAGGGATTAATAAACTAGTTGTAAAAGTATATTCTGAGACACTAGGAAATCCTCAATATATCAGCAGCGTAATAAAAGAATTATATGAGAATAAAAATTTATATTTTGATGAAAATACTGGAGAGTGGAAGACAAAAATCAGAGTAAAAGACATATTAATACCAAGAGCCTTGGAAAAAAGATTAGAAATGAGTTTGTCTTCTTTAGAGAGAAGAGAAGTAAGAGTTTTAAAAAAAATGTCTATTTTCGAAGCACCATTATCTGAAAAAATAATATTAAAATATATAATAACAGATTTTGAGGAAGAAGTTTATAAAAAATTAAAATCTAAAAAGTATTTAATTGATAAAATAAGTGATCAAGGCATACTTGTAGGATTTTCTAATAATTTATTAAGGAATATGCTGTATTTAAAATTACATGAAGAAGAAAGAATGGAGATGCATTGTAAAGCATCTGAATTTATGGAAGAAGTTTTATATGAAACAGATTATTATATAGAAGAATTTTTATTACAATTGGAGAAAAGTAAGAATTATGAGAAAGCGTATTTTTATGCTATAAAATATGCAAAAGTACAAGAGATTTCCGGAGGTTCATTGAAATCAAAAATGTATTATGAAAAAATATTAAAGTATCCATGTAACTTAGGCAAAAGTGAAGCAGCCATATGTATAGCTGAGTTATATGAAAAGAATTCAGAGCATGAAAAAAGCTTTGAATATTTTGAAAAAGCTAATGTATATGCAATACAAAATGATGAACTTGAGATTGAACTGTATACATTGCTTGAAATGATAATTATAAAGATTAATGATATTACAGATACTGATACGGGAATCGATTATGCGCTTAGCTGTGTAAGAAGATTACTAGATAAAATTTATTATCCTAAAGGTGAGATTTACTATTATTATGCGATTTCACTAAAATATATATTAGAATATAACTATGATTTAGCTTTAGAGAATGTGGAGAGAGCAAAAAAGTTATGTGAGGAGAATAAAATAAGGGAAGATATATATGGATGGATAATAACTGTAACAGCTAAGATGTATGCAAGAAAAGAAAATTATGAAGAAGCTAAAAAGTTATGTCTATATGCTACAGACATATTTACAAAAAACAATAATATTAATGGACAGCTATTTGCAAGGCTAAAGTATGTGGAACTCTCTAAAGAAGAGCGAGAAGAAGATGAAGTAATTTTAATAAAATATTTAGAGCTAAGCAGATTAAGTAATAAACATAAGGTTTATAAGAAAGAGATACTCAGTTTAATATATATTGCAAATATATATAGACAAAAGGGAAAGTATATTGATGCAGAGAAGTATCTTTTAAAAGCATTAGAAAGGGAAAAAGAAGAAGGAATAAATTTTTATTCTTTTAATATTTGCAATGAACTTTGTATGATATATATAAAGTCTGGAAAAATTAATTTAGCAGTAAAATACTATAATATGATTAGGCAAATGCAAAAAGCGATTAAGCTGCCAGAAGAACAAATTATAAGTTTTAATTATACATATGCACTATATAATTTATTAGTTTGTAATTATGATATGGCATATGACTATTTAAAAGAAGTATACGGTTTAATATTTAATACTAATAATTTTTATCATAAAGTTATGATATGCAAATATTATGAGCTCATATTATATAAATGTAAGTGTGATGAGGATATTAAAAATGTATATAGTAAGTTAAATAATAAAATTGAATTACTTAATAAACCTGATGTTGAACTTGAAATAAGGTTAAGTGCAATTAAAAGAATATTGAACCTTGGATATAAAGAGCTAGCTAAGGATCTGTTTTTTAAAATTAAAGAATACCCTAGAGATTATAATGTAGAAGGAGTTTATATATACTTAGAGTTTAACTTAAAAGATAAAAATTGTTATAATTTTCTTATTAACAAAGCTTTAAAGGTATGTGCATTTATTAGCAATCAAGAGACTAAGGCAGATTTATATGCTGCAGTCGGAAAAAAATATAATGAACTTAAATGTTATGATTTAGCAATTAACTATTATTATGAGGCTATATCTTTGCATATGGATGTAATTAATTCATTACCGGAATATGATAAATTATCATATATAAATAATAGTGATTTGTTGAAGCTTCGAAGTTTATTTGCAAGATGTTTAAACTATGATTTAAATATGAGAATGAGTTTTAAAGAGACGCATTTTATAAAAAATACTGAAGAGATAAATAGAATTTTAATGGAATTAAATTTAGAGAATATATTAAAAAATGAAGAATTTTTTAAGCTGGCGCAAAGATTATATGAAAAATGCTATTATAATGATTTAAATGATGCGTTTAAAGTGTTTGAACAATTTTCAGGTGACACAATTAAAAATATGGAAAATATAATTAAATATATATCCAGGTTGGTTTTGGCTGATAAGGCGATGATTATTACAGAAAGCAATGAAGGTGGAAATGATATTATATGCACCTATAGAATTAATGATAAGAATGAAATTAATAAGTATTTTTCATTAAAAGTTGATACAGAAGAAGATGTTTTTATTATTTGTAATAATGATACTAGGTTCTATCAGCTGGATAATAAAATATTAAAAGATGGAATAAAGTCTTGCATGTATATGAAAATTATAAATAGGGAAGAAACCATGAATAATAGACGGGGAGTTAATGCAAGATTAATTCTAATTGCAGATAATGCAATTAATTATATTAATAATCAATCTAAAATAACTATAGAAAAATTTAAGCCATTTTTAATATTTCTATTAGAGAAATATTATCTAACAATAAACTCTGCATTAGATAAGCTTACAGAGGTATATAATAGAAAATATTTTGAAGAAGCTTTACTTTTCTTATTAGATAAGGAAAAGTTAGAAGAAAGTAAATTTGCTGTGATGATGTTTGATATTGATGATTTCAAAGGAATAAATGACACATATGGACATCAAACAGGAGATGAAGTGTTAGTAAGGCTTGTAAAAGAAGTGAAGAAGTGTATTGGCAAGGATGACATTATTGGAAGATACGGTGGAGAAGAATTTATAATACTTTGTCCAGATATCAATGAAGAAGAAGCAATTAGAAAGGCAGAAAATATTAGGCTTAATGTTGAAGAAGCGAAAATTTTAGGTGATAAGAGAAATGTTACCATAAGTATTGGAATAGCAATGAGCGTTAATGAATTATTAAGTAGTGATGAAATGATAGGAAGAGCAGACCAGGCTTTATATAAAGCAAAAAATGAAGGTAAAAATAGATATGTGCTTTGGGAAAAGGAGGAAAGCATCAGTCGTAATATTAATAATGAGCTAGCAGGAGTACTATCAGGTAATATGGCAAAAGATTATAGTTTTGCATTAGATCTTAAAGGAGTAGCTAATTTAGTTAAATACAAAGGGGATAAAATAGACAAAATATATATATTTATTTCAAAAGTAATGCAGGTAATTGAATGCGAAATAGCTACGGTATTTGAGGTTAAAGATAAGAAAATAATTAATAATTATAGTAAACTTAGAAATGAAGATGGCTGGTATACAACTGAAAAGTTTAATTGGAATTTAATTTATAAAGTTATTGAAGAAGAAAAGGGAATGTATTTAATTGATTGGGAGACAATGGGAAACTATAATCAATATGGTATGCCAGAATGGAAGTCTATCTGCATAGCTCCAATAATATGTAATGGAAATATTTTGAGTGTTTTATATCTTTCTATCCCAGTGAATAAAAAGGAGTTTGGATGTAATGAATATAACTTGTTAAATTGCTTTGCAGAAGTAGGTACTCCAATATTTTTAACATAA
- a CDS encoding polysaccharide deacetylase family protein, with the protein MNSNFFKKIILFTLIITTLISYLNFTNFNVYADETKVIYLTFDDGPAGKVTKNVLDILKNESVHATFFLIGEQIKGQEDLVKRMYDEGHALGLHSMSHKRSRLYSSNEIFLQEMLDTQEAVNSIVGFKPTILRFPFGCNNNCYKLSQSMVDLLHKNNLKIYDWNTDSGDGAHPGSSPSVFIKNSKSNKSPVVLLMHCAYMSKNSVKALPEIIKYYKDNGYEFKIIDENTPEEFHFIKKQQ; encoded by the coding sequence ATGAATTCAAACTTTTTTAAAAAAATTATTCTATTTACATTAATAATTACAACGCTTATTAGTTATTTAAATTTTACAAATTTTAATGTTTATGCCGATGAAACAAAAGTTATTTACTTAACATTTGACGATGGTCCTGCTGGAAAAGTCACAAAAAATGTTTTAGATATACTGAAAAATGAGTCTGTTCACGCAACTTTCTTTCTGATTGGAGAACAAATTAAGGGTCAGGAAGACTTGGTTAAGAGAATGTATGATGAAGGCCATGCATTAGGACTTCATAGCATGAGTCATAAACGAAGCCGCCTTTATTCATCTAATGAAATATTTCTGCAAGAAATGCTAGACACTCAAGAAGCTGTTAATTCTATAGTCGGCTTTAAACCTACTATTTTAAGATTTCCTTTTGGCTGCAATAATAACTGTTATAAACTCTCTCAATCTATGGTTGATTTATTACATAAAAATAATCTAAAAATTTATGATTGGAATACTGATAGTGGAGATGGTGCACATCCTGGTTCCAGTCCTAGTGTATTTATAAAAAATTCAAAGAGCAATAAGAGTCCTGTTGTACTATTAATGCATTGCGCATATATGAGTAAAAACTCTGTAAAAGCTCTTCCTGAAATAATTAAATATTACAAAGATAATGGATATGAATTTAAGATAATAGATGAAAATACCCCTGAAGAATTTCATTTTATAAAGAAACAACAATAA
- a CDS encoding tryptophan transporter: protein MNTKRMVTNAILIAIGAILHQITPPIVGIQADLSLAMLFMIVVFNKDYKTTLICGIIIGIFAALTTKTPGGLIPNIIDKFVTCNVAFLILMPLRNKISKLKQISILLPLGTLISGATFIAALATIAGLPAGFSVGTIFVFTVIPTAAVNTVLGIIIFKIVEKIAVSNGSYAIQ from the coding sequence ATGAATACAAAAAGAATGGTAACTAATGCAATTTTAATAGCAATTGGAGCAATACTACATCAAATTACACCACCAATAGTTGGAATACAAGCAGATCTTTCACTGGCAATGCTATTTATGATAGTAGTATTTAATAAAGATTATAAGACTACATTAATATGTGGTATCATTATAGGAATTTTTGCAGCCCTTACAACTAAAACACCAGGAGGTTTAATTCCTAATATTATTGATAAATTTGTAACATGTAATGTTGCGTTTTTAATATTAATGCCATTAAGAAATAAGATCAGTAAATTAAAACAAATATCAATATTATTACCTTTAGGTACTTTAATAAGTGGAGCAACATTCATAGCGGCATTAGCAACTATAGCAGGATTACCTGCAGGATTTTCGGTTGGAACTATATTTGTATTTACAGTTATTCCAACAGCTGCAGTTAATACAGTGTTAGGAATTATTATATTTAAAATAGTTGAAAAAATTGCAGTATCTAACGGAAGTTACGCAATACAATAG